Proteins from a single region of Paenibacillus sp. BIHB 4019:
- a CDS encoding adenylosuccinate synthase produces the protein MSTVVVVGTQWGDEGKGKITDYLAEGADVVARYQGGNNAGHTILIDNKKYKLTMVPSGIFNHNKVCVIGNGMVINPKALIEEINYIQENGFSTENLKISDRAHVIMPYHIVLDALEETRKGDNKIGTTGKGIGPCYMDKAARNGIRIADLMDAEEFEQKLRRLVVEKNQVIEQVFGGEPLNADSIVEEYLAYAEVLRSYVTDTSVVLNDAIDAGNKVLFEGAQGVMLDIDQGTYPFVTSSNPSAGGVCIGSGVGPSKIQQVIGVAKAYTTRVGDGPFPTEQNNAIGDLIRDKGHEYGTVTGRPRRVGWFDSVVVRHARRVSGITGLSLNSLDVMTGIETVKICTGYKYKGEIITHYPASLKMLADCEAVYEELPGWSEDISGAKTLDDLPVNTRNYLNRVSELTGIPIAIFSVGRNREQTNPVVAIYE, from the coding sequence ATGTCTACGGTTGTTGTGGTTGGTACGCAGTGGGGAGACGAAGGAAAAGGCAAAATTACCGATTATCTGGCTGAAGGCGCCGACGTCGTCGCTCGCTATCAAGGCGGTAACAATGCCGGGCACACTATTCTCATTGACAATAAGAAATATAAATTAACGATGGTACCTTCGGGTATTTTTAATCACAATAAAGTGTGTGTCATCGGTAATGGTATGGTTATTAACCCTAAAGCGCTAATTGAAGAAATTAACTATATTCAAGAAAACGGGTTTTCGACTGAGAACTTGAAAATCAGCGATCGTGCCCATGTCATTATGCCTTATCATATCGTACTTGATGCATTGGAAGAAACGCGTAAAGGCGATAATAAAATTGGTACAACGGGCAAAGGCATCGGTCCTTGCTACATGGATAAAGCTGCTCGCAACGGCATTCGGATCGCCGATTTGATGGATGCAGAAGAGTTTGAGCAAAAGCTGCGCCGTCTTGTTGTTGAGAAAAACCAAGTGATTGAGCAAGTATTCGGCGGCGAGCCGCTGAATGCAGACAGCATCGTTGAGGAATACCTCGCTTATGCTGAAGTGCTTCGCTCGTATGTAACGGACACATCCGTTGTACTGAATGATGCTATTGATGCTGGCAACAAGGTGCTGTTCGAAGGCGCGCAAGGCGTTATGCTGGATATTGACCAAGGTACATATCCATTCGTAACTTCGTCCAATCCATCCGCTGGCGGCGTATGTATCGGTTCTGGCGTAGGCCCATCGAAAATTCAGCAAGTTATCGGAGTAGCGAAAGCTTATACAACACGTGTAGGCGATGGCCCATTCCCAACGGAGCAAAACAATGCAATCGGCGATTTGATTCGCGATAAAGGCCACGAGTACGGCACAGTTACTGGCCGTCCGCGCCGTGTAGGCTGGTTCGACAGCGTCGTTGTGCGCCACGCTCGCCGTGTTAGCGGAATTACAGGCTTGTCGCTTAACTCGCTTGACGTTATGACAGGCATTGAAACGGTTAAAATTTGCACAGGCTACAAATATAAGGGCGAAATCATTACGCACTATCCTGCAAGCCTGAAAATGCTTGCGGATTGCGAAGCGGTATATGAGGAGCTTCCAGGCTGGTCCGAGGATATTTCTGGCGCAAAAACGCTGGATGATCTGCCAGTGAACACGCGCAATTACTTGAACCGCGTATCGGAGCTGACAGGTATTCCGATTGCGATTTTCTCAGTCGGCCGCAACCGCGAGCAGACAAATCCAGTTGTAGCTATTTACGAATAG
- the walK gene encoding cell wall metabolism sensor histidine kinase WalK, which translates to MMGRRFFRTIQVKLVIIYLLLILVAMQLIGVYFISTVKTSLTDSFTNNLKEQADILSKLAARHLSIKPGGDLDTNVESAEGLSLVVRNLFSISGTEVQVLDANGKIVATSVQVSESYVGKKNPSLAVSRALVGIPENEEEIIDENNVRKKIIALPVTDNDNDNVLGAVYMVASMDSLYDTVNRVNQIFFSGTLIALGLTGVLGILLAHTITSPIQGLTRQAAAVAEGKFDLKVPVLGDDEIGRLSMAFNDMTIRLKEALSVNEEENEKLNSILSNMSDGVIAADEHGKVIVWNRRSLEMLDRKSCENCSLTELLALPQQRLDELRQGKEQTLILDRGEEAEMDEAEGIMRVTFTPIHRRDKGTTGTIVVLQDVTEQEKLEQSRRQFVANVSHELRTPLTTIKSYAEALNDGALAERELSERFVGVISNETERMIRLVTDLLHLSRLDSNQAPMRRRQTNIHDMLDEVADRFSFQLRQKSIRASIQVDSELTEAWLDRDQIDQVLDNLFSNAIKYTLDGGKIQLSARKQEQSLIAISVKDTGIGIPKRDLQKIFDRFYRVDKARSRNMGGTGLGLSIAREIVKAHGGTISLDSELNVGTTVTFTLPMLEEDGERS; encoded by the coding sequence ATGATGGGGCGGCGATTTTTTCGCACGATCCAAGTGAAGCTGGTCATTATTTATTTGCTGCTGATTTTGGTAGCGATGCAGTTGATTGGGGTTTATTTCATCAGCACGGTTAAGACGTCGCTGACGGACAGCTTCACGAATAACCTCAAGGAGCAGGCCGATATATTGTCCAAGCTGGCGGCGCGCCACTTGTCGATCAAGCCCGGCGGGGATTTGGATACGAACGTGGAAAGCGCGGAAGGGCTTAGCCTCGTCGTTCGCAACTTGTTCAGCATTAGCGGCACAGAGGTGCAGGTGCTCGACGCAAACGGCAAAATCGTTGCGACGTCCGTTCAGGTGTCGGAATCGTATGTAGGCAAGAAAAACCCGTCGCTCGCCGTGAGCCGGGCGTTGGTGGGCATTCCAGAGAACGAGGAAGAGATCATTGACGAAAATAATGTCCGGAAAAAGATCATTGCGCTGCCGGTAACGGACAACGACAATGACAATGTGCTCGGCGCGGTCTACATGGTCGCGTCGATGGACAGCCTGTATGACACGGTGAACCGGGTCAATCAGATTTTTTTCTCGGGAACGCTTATCGCCTTGGGGCTGACGGGGGTGCTGGGCATTTTGCTTGCTCACACGATCACGAGCCCGATTCAAGGACTGACCCGGCAGGCGGCAGCGGTCGCTGAAGGCAAGTTCGATCTCAAGGTTCCCGTGCTTGGCGATGATGAAATTGGGCGGCTCAGCATGGCGTTTAATGATATGACGATCCGGCTCAAGGAGGCGCTGTCGGTCAATGAGGAGGAGAATGAGAAGCTGAATTCCATTCTATCCAATATGAGCGATGGCGTTATTGCAGCGGATGAGCATGGGAAGGTCATCGTCTGGAATCGGCGGTCTCTGGAAATGCTTGATCGCAAAAGCTGCGAAAATTGCAGCCTGACCGAGCTGCTTGCGCTGCCTCAGCAGCGGCTGGACGAGCTGCGGCAGGGCAAGGAGCAGACGCTCATTCTGGACCGGGGCGAGGAAGCGGAAATGGATGAGGCGGAAGGGATTATGCGCGTCACCTTTACGCCCATTCACCGCCGGGATAAGGGGACGACCGGCACCATTGTCGTCCTGCAGGATGTCACCGAGCAGGAGAAGCTGGAGCAGTCGCGTAGGCAATTCGTTGCGAATGTCTCCCATGAGCTGCGCACGCCGCTGACGACGATCAAGAGTTATGCAGAGGCGCTGAACGACGGAGCGCTAGCAGAGCGGGAGCTGTCGGAGCGATTCGTTGGCGTCATCAGCAATGAGACGGAGCGGATGATTCGTCTCGTAACCGATCTGCTGCATTTATCGCGGCTGGATTCCAATCAGGCGCCCATGCGGCGCAGGCAGACGAACATCCACGATATGCTCGATGAGGTGGCAGACCGGTTCTCGTTCCAGCTGCGCCAGAAGTCGATTCGGGCTTCTATCCAGGTCGATAGCGAGCTGACGGAGGCTTGGCTGGACCGGGATCAAATTGATCAGGTGCTGGACAATCTTTTTTCCAATGCGATTAAATATACGCTGGACGGCGGCAAAATTCAGCTGAGCGCCCGCAAGCAGGAGCAATCGCTAATTGCAATCAGCGTCAAGGATACGGGGATTGGCATTCCGAAGCGGGATTTGCAAAAAATCTTTGACCGCTTCTACCGCGTAGACAAAGCGCGTTCGCGCAACATGGGCGGAACGGGGCTCGGCTTGTCCATTGCCCGGGAAATCGTCAAAGCACATGGCGGCACGATTTCGCTTGATTCGGAGCTGAATGTCGGGACGACGGTTACATTCACGCTGCCGATGCTGGAAGAGGACGGTGAGCGGAGCTAA
- the yycF gene encoding response regulator YycF: MHGKILVVDDEQPIADILKFNLEKEGYEVICAFDGGQAVELAFAEKPDLMLLDLMLPVKDGMDVCREVRAKLHMPIIMLTAKDTEIDKVLGLELGADDYVTKPFSTRELLARVKAHLRRQQKSAEATVSAAGVHGSDGGQEAEQEKQGLRLFNLFIDTDMYVVYKDNQPLDLTHREYELVYYMARNSGKVMTREHLLQAVWGFEYFGDVRTVDVTIRRLREKIEDDPSRPEFIMTRRGLGYMMRSTKPGGYGYV, from the coding sequence ATGCACGGTAAAATTTTAGTGGTCGACGACGAACAGCCGATTGCAGATATATTGAAGTTCAACTTGGAGAAAGAAGGCTACGAGGTCATTTGTGCTTTTGACGGCGGACAGGCAGTGGAGCTTGCCTTCGCAGAGAAGCCGGATTTAATGCTGCTCGACTTGATGCTTCCGGTGAAGGATGGCATGGATGTGTGCCGCGAGGTTCGCGCAAAGCTGCATATGCCGATCATTATGCTGACGGCAAAGGATACGGAAATCGATAAGGTGCTGGGCCTGGAGCTTGGCGCCGATGATTATGTGACGAAGCCGTTCAGCACTCGCGAGCTGCTGGCCCGAGTGAAGGCCCATCTAAGACGGCAGCAGAAGTCGGCGGAGGCTACGGTAAGTGCGGCAGGCGTGCACGGTTCGGATGGCGGACAGGAAGCTGAACAGGAGAAGCAGGGCCTGCGTCTGTTTAATTTGTTCATTGATACCGACATGTATGTCGTCTACAAGGACAATCAGCCGCTTGATTTGACGCACCGGGAATACGAGCTTGTGTATTATATGGCGCGCAACAGCGGCAAGGTCATGACGCGCGAGCATTTGCTGCAGGCAGTATGGGGCTTTGAGTATTTTGGCGATGTGCGAACGGTGGATGTGACGATCCGCAGGCTGCGCGAGAAGATCGAGGATGATCCGAGCAGGCCGGAATTCATTATGACACGGCGCGGGCTTGGCTATATGATGCGAAGCACGAAGCCAGGAGGTTACGGTTACGTATGA
- the rplI gene encoding 50S ribosomal protein L9, with amino-acid sequence MKVIFLADVKGQGKKGEVKDVSEGYVRNFLLPKGLAKPASDGNLKTLEVQNASEQKRKAQEKEDAKTLAKKMEEMTIVLKTKAGEGGRLFGAITSKQIGEQLAAQGVKVDKRKIELEEPIRTLGMTEVLVKLHPEVKAKLRVQTTEE; translated from the coding sequence ATGAAAGTAATTTTTTTGGCAGATGTTAAGGGACAAGGAAAAAAAGGCGAGGTTAAAGACGTATCCGAAGGTTATGTGCGTAATTTTTTACTTCCTAAAGGACTGGCAAAACCGGCATCAGACGGCAATCTGAAGACGCTCGAAGTGCAAAATGCTTCCGAGCAGAAGCGTAAAGCGCAGGAGAAGGAAGATGCGAAGACGCTTGCGAAGAAGATGGAGGAAATGACGATCGTGCTGAAGACGAAGGCTGGCGAAGGCGGCCGCCTGTTCGGCGCCATCACATCCAAGCAAATCGGCGAGCAGCTTGCTGCACAAGGCGTCAAGGTCGACAAACGTAAAATTGAGCTGGAAGAACCGATTCGCACGCTCGGCATGACGGAAGTGCTTGTGAAGCTGCATCCTGAAGTGAAAGCCAAGCTGCGCGTTCAAACAACGGAGGAATAA
- a CDS encoding M23 family metallopeptidase, which translates to MTDFRATDRIRKAWNTSIQFFRQFRTQDSKGINQQPTAAVQTTLTSTSAATNYKKPIILAGGIIAILAAVGIGGIQYVKANTNDYYHLYMNGTEVGTIGSPLEVGALLEQKASEAQQATPDIPIMVESGQLTYTSTSAYKGNPDTQQTLAKLEGLLTTHAVGVEVKVNGKVIGIVKSQAAADAVLARVQSKYAPEEKTEKDSTKVRALAFSPEEEEAAKNAPKAGKELTDVAFVEKVETGAVSTSPSDIVSDTDMYKLLVEGTIKPTKYTVQQGDCVGCIAQKFDISPQVIYENNKGIEDDMIKVGDVLDLTVRQPELSVRTTENLTEIVTIDPPTEVQKNDEMRVGESKLISAGVSGSKSLTYKIVKENGYLISEELVDQQVIKEAVPTVMMKGTKVILGEGTGLFASPVSGYSVSSTFGTRWGRLHKGIDMTGGKTITAADNGVVIFAGTKNGYGNVVIIDHKNGYETLYGHLDSISVSVGDILEKGDTLGIMGNTGRSYGVHLHFEIHKDGELQNPLKYL; encoded by the coding sequence ATGACCGATTTTAGGGCAACGGATCGGATCCGAAAGGCGTGGAATACTTCCATTCAGTTCTTTCGGCAATTCCGAACACAAGACTCGAAAGGCATCAATCAACAACCGACCGCAGCGGTGCAGACAACATTGACATCGACATCAGCAGCTACTAACTATAAAAAACCTATCATCCTTGCAGGCGGAATAATCGCGATTTTGGCGGCAGTCGGAATTGGCGGTATACAATATGTGAAGGCAAATACGAATGACTACTATCACTTATATATGAACGGCACCGAAGTAGGAACGATCGGCAGCCCGCTGGAGGTTGGAGCGCTGCTGGAGCAGAAGGCATCCGAAGCGCAGCAGGCAACGCCAGATATTCCAATCATGGTGGAATCAGGTCAACTTACATATACGAGTACAAGTGCTTATAAAGGCAACCCGGATACGCAGCAGACGCTTGCGAAGCTGGAAGGTCTGCTTACAACCCACGCCGTTGGCGTAGAGGTGAAGGTAAATGGCAAAGTAATCGGTATTGTGAAGAGCCAAGCAGCAGCAGACGCCGTACTCGCACGGGTGCAGAGCAAGTATGCACCGGAGGAGAAGACGGAGAAGGATTCAACGAAGGTTCGCGCACTCGCTTTTTCACCAGAGGAAGAAGAGGCGGCCAAGAATGCACCTAAGGCAGGCAAAGAACTGACGGATGTCGCATTCGTAGAGAAGGTGGAGACAGGGGCAGTATCGACTTCGCCTAGCGACATCGTCTCAGATACGGATATGTACAAGCTCCTCGTAGAGGGCACGATTAAGCCAACGAAATATACGGTACAGCAAGGCGATTGCGTCGGTTGTATCGCGCAGAAATTTGATATTTCACCGCAAGTGATTTACGAGAATAACAAAGGCATTGAAGATGATATGATCAAGGTTGGAGATGTGCTTGATCTTACCGTTCGCCAGCCGGAGCTGTCGGTACGGACAACCGAGAATTTGACGGAGATCGTGACGATCGACCCGCCAACCGAGGTTCAGAAAAACGACGAGATGCGCGTTGGAGAATCCAAGCTGATTAGCGCAGGCGTCAGTGGCTCCAAGAGCCTGACCTACAAAATCGTGAAAGAGAATGGTTACCTAATCAGCGAAGAGCTGGTAGACCAGCAGGTCATCAAGGAAGCTGTTCCAACGGTCATGATGAAGGGTACGAAGGTCATTTTGGGCGAAGGAACGGGATTATTCGCTTCTCCCGTATCGGGCTATTCGGTGTCCAGTACGTTCGGAACACGTTGGGGCCGATTGCATAAAGGGATTGACATGACGGGCGGCAAAACGATTACAGCAGCCGACAATGGCGTTGTCATTTTTGCAGGCACGAAGAACGGCTACGGGAATGTAGTCATTATTGATCATAAGAATGGATATGAAACGCTGTACGGGCATCTTGACTCGATTAGCGTCAGCGTAGGCGATATATTAGAAAAAGGCGATACACTAGGTATTATGGGCAACACGGGACGTTCTTACGGTGTCCACCTTCATTTTGAAATTCATAAAGACGGAGAGCTTCAAAACCCGTTGAAATATTTATAA
- a CDS encoding NAD(P)H-dependent oxidoreductase: MKKEIQLLAISGSLREKSSNTSLMNAIIALAEEHVRFSVYGGLGELPHFNPDLDVEEGPATVGELRRQLKEADGVLICTPEYGNGVPGSLKNALDWIVSSGEFVNKRVAVVTASPSPMGGDQANASLLLTLNMINAIIVDHGVVMIPHITLKMSKEGAITDEATKQQLLAMLASLGQPHSKAL; encoded by the coding sequence ATGAAGAAGGAGATTCAGCTTTTGGCCATTTCGGGGAGCTTGCGTGAGAAGTCTTCCAATACTTCGCTTATGAATGCTATTATCGCGCTCGCTGAGGAGCATGTACGTTTCAGCGTTTACGGCGGGCTGGGAGAGCTGCCGCATTTTAATCCGGATTTGGATGTAGAGGAAGGGCCAGCAACGGTTGGGGAGCTGCGGAGGCAGCTAAAGGAGGCAGATGGCGTCCTCATCTGTACACCGGAATACGGGAATGGCGTTCCAGGCTCCTTGAAAAATGCACTCGACTGGATCGTGTCCTCTGGCGAATTCGTCAACAAGAGGGTAGCGGTCGTCACCGCATCGCCATCTCCGATGGGCGGGGATCAAGCAAATGCTTCGCTGCTGCTTACGCTCAATATGATTAATGCTATTATCGTAGATCACGGCGTAGTGATGATTCCGCATATCACTCTCAAGATGAGCAAAGAAGGCGCCATTACGGATGAAGCAACGAAGCAGCAGCTGCTCGCCATGCTGGCTAGTCTGGGACAGCCCCATTCCAAAGCTTTATAG
- a CDS encoding DHH family phosphoesterase, with the protein MPKFLVVRWHGMHQLAAFAIMAVMTTALAWFEWRIGLIALLFMIGFSVYGFLAERAFRKDLKTYLGTISYRVKKAGNDVISELPFGIILYNEDKTVEWHNPYIAEILGHDSVVGQTIAELFPSLHQSKDKEREAEQQVIVGNYVFQLIFKPEERILYVKNITELWHLSKKYEEEKLALGIVMIDSLDEVTQGMDDNQRSALLSKVTTEITEWAQRFQLHIKRLTSDRFMLITDLKTLRQLEQSRFVLLDEVRELTCDQKIPTTLSIGFAAEAESIVELGQWAQSSLDIALGRGGDQAAVKIGGRQSFYGGKSNAVEKRTRVRARVVAHALRDLIKESGNIIIMGHKMPDMDAIGAAIGITKAAQMFGKEAFIVLEGINPSIQKMMEMLREDERFSKRFITPEQAMSMTNNKTLTVVVDTHKASMVKEPRLIGAHGKIVVIDHHRRGEEFIANALLVYMEPYASSTCELVAELLQYIADRIVLDVREATALLAGITVDTKSFSLRTGARTFEAASFLRRNGADSMLVQRMLKEDLEEYVRKAEIIKHASVHYEHIAIAVTEPGRKVGQLLIAQAADTLLNMTDILASFVVGERTDGLIGISARSLGDMNVQVVMERMGGGGHLTNAAAQLEGTVSEVAEKLKAVLKEIDKEEGLFE; encoded by the coding sequence ATGCCAAAGTTTTTAGTTGTTCGCTGGCATGGCATGCATCAGTTGGCGGCTTTCGCTATTATGGCGGTTATGACGACAGCCCTTGCTTGGTTCGAATGGCGAATCGGGCTTATTGCTCTGCTGTTTATGATCGGTTTCAGCGTATATGGTTTTCTGGCGGAGCGGGCGTTCCGCAAAGATTTAAAAACGTATTTAGGCACGATTTCTTACCGGGTAAAGAAGGCTGGCAATGATGTCATTAGCGAGCTTCCTTTCGGTATTATTTTGTATAATGAAGACAAGACGGTTGAATGGCATAACCCTTATATTGCTGAAATTTTGGGCCATGATTCTGTCGTGGGCCAGACCATCGCAGAGCTGTTTCCCTCCTTGCACCAGTCAAAGGACAAGGAACGCGAGGCAGAGCAGCAGGTTATAGTGGGGAACTATGTTTTTCAACTGATTTTCAAGCCGGAAGAGCGCATTTTGTACGTGAAAAATATTACGGAGCTCTGGCATCTCTCCAAGAAATATGAAGAAGAGAAGCTGGCGCTTGGTATCGTCATGATTGACAGCTTGGATGAAGTGACGCAGGGCATGGACGATAATCAGCGTTCGGCGCTGCTGTCCAAGGTGACGACGGAGATTACCGAGTGGGCGCAGCGCTTTCAGCTTCATATTAAGCGGCTTACCTCAGACCGGTTTATGCTCATTACGGACCTCAAGACCCTTAGACAGCTGGAGCAATCGCGGTTTGTCCTGCTCGACGAAGTTCGTGAGCTGACCTGTGATCAGAAAATCCCAACAACGCTCAGCATCGGCTTCGCTGCCGAGGCTGAGAGCATCGTCGAGCTGGGCCAGTGGGCGCAATCCAGCCTTGATATTGCCCTTGGGCGCGGCGGGGATCAAGCAGCTGTCAAAATCGGCGGCAGGCAGTCCTTCTATGGCGGCAAGTCCAATGCGGTCGAGAAGCGGACCCGCGTTAGGGCTCGCGTCGTGGCGCATGCGCTTAGAGATTTGATTAAGGAAAGCGGCAATATTATTATTATGGGCCATAAAATGCCGGACATGGATGCAATCGGCGCAGCTATTGGGATTACGAAGGCGGCGCAAATGTTCGGCAAGGAAGCTTTTATCGTACTGGAGGGCATTAATCCTTCGATTCAGAAAATGATGGAGATGCTGCGCGAGGATGAGCGTTTCTCCAAACGGTTCATTACGCCAGAGCAGGCGATGTCCATGACGAACAATAAGACGCTGACGGTTGTCGTCGATACCCATAAGGCATCGATGGTGAAGGAACCGCGGCTCATTGGAGCGCATGGGAAAATCGTCGTCATCGACCATCATCGCCGCGGCGAGGAGTTTATTGCGAATGCGCTGCTGGTTTATATGGAGCCGTATGCGTCCTCCACTTGCGAGCTCGTTGCCGAGCTTCTGCAATACATTGCGGATCGGATCGTGCTTGATGTCCGGGAAGCGACCGCGCTGCTCGCCGGCATAACGGTAGACACGAAGAGCTTCTCGCTTCGTACCGGTGCCAGAACGTTTGAGGCGGCATCGTTCCTGCGTCGCAATGGCGCGGATTCGATGCTGGTGCAGCGGATGCTGAAGGAAGATTTGGAAGAGTACGTCCGCAAGGCGGAAATTATTAAGCATGCGAGCGTTCATTATGAGCACATCGCGATTGCGGTTACCGAGCCGGGCCGCAAGGTTGGCCAGCTGTTGATTGCGCAGGCAGCAGATACGCTGCTCAATATGACCGATATTTTGGCATCGTTCGTCGTTGGCGAGCGCACAGACGGCCTAATCGGCATTAGCGCGCGTTCGCTTGGCGACATGAACGTGCAGGTCGTAATGGAAAGAATGGGCGGAGGCGGGCATTTAACGAACGCTGCCGCCCAGCTTGAAGGCACCGTTAGTGAAGTTGCGGAGAAGCTTAAAGCGGTACTAAAAGAAATTGATAAGGAAGAGGGGTTATTTGAATGA
- the dnaB gene encoding replicative DNA helicase, which yields MSTELKFDRVPPQNMEAEQAVIGAVLLQAEALITAMERLRSEDFYSGPHQRIYEAMIELAENNQPIDLVTLTAHLQDQQLLDEIGGVSYLARLASSVPTAANVDYYAQIVEEKSLLRRLIRTATNIVTEGYAGTEQVGALLGDAEQKILEISNRRSSSGFISIRDVLMEVFEKVEHLYMNKGGTSGIPSGFVDLDKMTSGFQRSDLIIVAARPSVGKTAFALNIAQNVGVRARETVAIFSLEMSAAQLVQRMICAEANVDAGRMRTGYLEGDDWEKLTMAIGALSEAQIFIDDTPGITVADIRAKCRRLKKERGLGMILIDYLQLISGRGKAGENRQQEVSEISRTLKQIARELEVPVIALSQLSRGVEQRQDKRPMMSDLRESGSIEQDADIVSFLYRDDYYDKESEKKNIIEIIIAKQRNGPVGTVELVFLKNFNKFVSLDRSHEDPSQAS from the coding sequence ATGAGTACAGAGCTGAAGTTTGATCGCGTTCCGCCGCAGAACATGGAGGCGGAACAAGCCGTTATCGGTGCCGTACTGCTGCAGGCGGAAGCGCTGATTACAGCTATGGAGCGTCTTCGCAGTGAAGATTTTTACAGCGGCCCCCATCAGCGCATATATGAAGCGATGATTGAATTGGCTGAAAATAATCAGCCGATCGATCTTGTCACGCTGACTGCGCATTTGCAGGACCAGCAGCTGCTCGACGAAATTGGCGGCGTGTCTTATTTGGCACGGCTGGCCAGCTCCGTTCCAACGGCAGCGAATGTCGATTATTACGCGCAGATCGTAGAGGAGAAATCCTTGCTGCGGCGTCTGATCCGTACTGCTACGAATATCGTAACCGAAGGTTACGCCGGAACAGAGCAGGTGGGTGCGCTGCTCGGCGATGCGGAGCAGAAAATTCTCGAAATTTCCAATCGGCGTTCCAGCAGCGGGTTTATTTCTATCCGCGACGTGCTGATGGAAGTGTTTGAGAAGGTAGAGCATTTGTATATGAACAAAGGCGGTACGTCAGGCATTCCATCGGGCTTTGTCGATTTGGATAAAATGACGTCCGGCTTCCAGCGCAGCGATCTCATTATCGTTGCAGCCCGTCCTTCCGTTGGTAAGACAGCATTCGCGCTGAATATAGCCCAAAACGTCGGCGTGCGCGCACGCGAGACCGTCGCCATATTCAGTTTGGAGATGTCGGCAGCCCAGCTTGTGCAGCGGATGATTTGTGCAGAAGCGAACGTGGATGCAGGCCGGATGCGGACAGGTTATCTGGAGGGCGACGACTGGGAAAAGCTGACGATGGCGATTGGTGCCTTATCCGAGGCGCAAATCTTTATTGATGATACGCCCGGCATCACGGTTGCCGATATTCGTGCGAAATGCCGTCGTCTGAAGAAAGAGCGCGGGCTTGGCATGATTTTGATCGATTATCTCCAGCTCATTTCCGGGCGCGGCAAGGCAGGGGAAAATCGGCAGCAGGAAGTATCGGAAATTTCCCGTACCCTGAAGCAGATTGCCCGTGAGCTTGAAGTGCCGGTTATTGCGCTGTCGCAGCTCAGCCGGGGCGTTGAGCAGCGTCAGGACAAGCGTCCGATGATGTCCGACCTTCGGGAATCCGGTTCGATTGAGCAAGATGCTGATATTGTATCCTTCCTTTATCGGGATGATTATTATGATAAGGAATCGGAGAAAAAGAATATTATCGAAATTATTATTGCCAAGCAGCGGAATGGACCCGTTGGTACGGTAGAGCTGGTGTTTCTGAAAAATTTCAATAAATTCGTCAGCTTGGACCGTTCTCATGAGGATCCATCGCAGGCATCTTAA